The Thomasclavelia ramosa DSM 1402 genome includes a region encoding these proteins:
- the gyrA gene encoding DNA gyrase subunit A, which produces MEERGIRKVKLTSEMKNSFMQYAMSVIVSRALPDVRDGLKPVQRRIIYGMSDLGCTPGTPYKKSARIVGEVMGKYHPHGDSSIYEALVRMAQDFSYRYMLVDGHGNFGSIDGDGAAAQRYTEARMSKISSELVRDLKEDTIDFIPNYDGEEQEPAVLPARIPNLLINGSTGIAVGMATNIPPHNLVEVIEAILAVAKDPDITIMELMENYIQGPDFPTGGYILGKTAIKKAYETGNGLIVMRAKTEIEEKGSKKVIVVTEIPYMVNKARMIEKMSQLVREKKIEGITEIRDESNRDGIRVVIELRRDIQPEVILNQLYKLTSLQTTFGANCIALVNNEPKTLNLKEMITLYLDHQEEVIKRRTKFRLTKAEDRAHILEGLKRALDQIDAIIDLIRSSRTTEIIQTRLMEEFNMSDKQAKAIREMQLQRLAGLERQKIEDDLNKLLEIIADLKDILENRERLLSIIHDELEEIKDKYGDKRRTEIIQGTFDLEDEDLIPVEDVIISLTNNGYVKRMPVDTYKTQNRGGRGIKGMATNSDDIVSSLINMSTHDDLLFFTNFGKVYRLKGYNIPEFGRSAKGLPVVNLLNLDKEEQVKSMISINRKQIEENNDYYLFFVTASGLVKRVHINEFERIRQSGKIAISLRDDDQLVSVKLTGGNDQILIAASNGKLVRFEETNVRPMGRSASGVKGINVDGSEVIGMTTDKEGKYIMVVTERGYGKMSPLEEYRLSNRGGKGVKTINATERNGQIVALRAVNGDEDLLIITDDGIMIRLPMEQVKTAGRATQGVRLIKVNAENKVSSVEVVEKAAETEEDKSEEE; this is translated from the coding sequence ATGGAAGAACGGGGAATTAGAAAAGTAAAACTAACATCTGAAATGAAAAACTCTTTTATGCAGTATGCGATGTCAGTTATCGTATCAAGAGCTTTACCTGATGTTCGAGATGGGTTAAAACCAGTTCAAAGAAGAATTATTTACGGGATGAGTGATTTGGGATGTACTCCAGGTACACCATATAAGAAATCTGCCCGTATTGTCGGAGAAGTTATGGGGAAATATCATCCTCATGGTGACTCTTCAATATATGAAGCTTTAGTTAGAATGGCTCAAGATTTCTCATATCGTTATATGTTAGTTGATGGTCATGGGAATTTTGGCTCAATCGATGGTGATGGAGCAGCAGCACAACGTTATACTGAGGCAAGAATGTCAAAAATATCTAGTGAGCTGGTTCGTGATTTAAAGGAAGATACAATTGATTTTATTCCAAACTATGATGGTGAAGAACAGGAACCGGCGGTTTTACCGGCTCGTATTCCCAACTTACTAATTAATGGTTCAACGGGGATTGCAGTTGGGATGGCTACTAATATTCCACCTCATAACTTAGTAGAAGTGATTGAAGCAATTTTAGCAGTTGCAAAAGATCCGGATATCACAATCATGGAATTAATGGAAAATTATATTCAAGGTCCTGATTTTCCAACTGGTGGTTATATTTTAGGTAAAACAGCAATTAAAAAAGCCTATGAGACAGGAAATGGTCTAATTGTCATGCGAGCAAAAACGGAAATTGAAGAAAAAGGAAGTAAAAAAGTTATTGTTGTTACTGAAATTCCTTATATGGTCAATAAAGCTCGGATGATTGAAAAAATGTCACAGTTAGTTCGGGAAAAGAAAATTGAAGGAATTACAGAAATACGTGATGAATCAAATCGCGATGGTATTCGAGTTGTAATTGAATTACGTCGGGATATTCAACCAGAAGTAATTTTGAATCAATTATATAAATTAACATCATTGCAGACAACCTTCGGGGCTAACTGCATTGCCTTGGTCAATAATGAACCAAAAACATTAAATCTAAAGGAAATGATTACTTTATACCTTGATCATCAAGAAGAAGTAATTAAACGACGTACTAAATTCAGATTAACTAAAGCTGAAGACCGAGCTCATATTTTAGAAGGATTAAAAAGAGCTCTTGATCAAATTGATGCTATTATTGATTTAATTAGATCAAGTCGTACTACTGAAATCATTCAAACTAGATTGATGGAAGAATTTAATATGTCTGATAAACAAGCTAAAGCAATTCGAGAAATGCAATTACAACGTCTAGCTGGTTTGGAAAGACAAAAAATTGAAGATGATTTAAATAAATTATTAGAAATTATTGCTGATTTAAAAGATATCCTAGAAAATAGAGAACGTTTATTATCGATCATTCATGATGAATTAGAAGAAATTAAAGATAAATATGGTGATAAACGCCGTACGGAAATTATTCAAGGAACATTTGATTTAGAAGACGAAGATTTAATTCCAGTAGAAGACGTTATTATTTCTTTAACTAATAATGGATATGTTAAGAGAATGCCAGTAGATACATACAAAACACAAAACCGTGGTGGACGAGGAATCAAGGGAATGGCAACTAATAGCGATGATATTGTAAGTTCGTTAATTAATATGTCGACTCATGATGATCTATTATTCTTTACAAATTTTGGTAAAGTATATCGTTTAAAAGGATATAATATTCCAGAGTTTGGACGTTCGGCTAAAGGTTTACCTGTTGTAAATTTATTAAATCTTGATAAAGAAGAACAAGTTAAATCGATGATTAGTATTAATCGTAAGCAAATTGAAGAAAATAATGATTATTATTTATTCTTTGTAACTGCTAGCGGTTTAGTAAAACGAGTTCACATCAATGAATTTGAACGAATTCGTCAATCTGGAAAGATTGCGATAAGCTTAAGAGATGATGATCAATTAGTTTCGGTTAAATTAACAGGTGGTAATGATCAAATCTTAATCGCCGCCTCTAACGGTAAATTAGTTCGTTTTGAAGAAACTAATGTTCGGCCAATGGGACGAAGTGCTAGTGGGGTTAAAGGAATCAATGTTGATGGTAGCGAAGTTATCGGAATGACAACTGATAAAGAAGGTAAATATATCATGGTTGTGACAGAACGTGGTTATGGTAAGATGTCGCCATTAGAAGAGTATCGTTTGTCAAATCGTGGTGGTAAAGGGGTTAAAACTATTAATGCAACAGAGCGAAATGGTCAAATCGTTGCATTGCGTGCTGTTAATGGCGATGAAGATTTATTAATCATTACTGACGATGGAATCATGATTCGTTTACCAATGGAACAAGTTAAAACAGCCGGTCGAGCTACACAAGGAGTACGTTTAATTAAAGTAAATGCAGAAAACAAGGTATCTTCAGTAGAGGTAGTTGAAAAAGCTGCTGAAACAGAAGAAGATAAATCTGAAGAAGAATAG
- a CDS encoding GNAT family N-acetyltransferase, producing the protein MIIRPEEKQDFNEIYTVVKAAFATAEHSDGNEQDLVIALRTGNNYIQKLSLVAKIDNQLVGYIMFTTAKVGNDTVLVLAPLAILPAFQKQGIGSTLINKGHQIAKELGYEYCLVLGSEHYYPRFGYLPAEQFGIKVPKGIPSINFMAKKLIFRAGKISGEVKYAKEFGI; encoded by the coding sequence ATGATTATAAGACCAGAAGAAAAACAAGATTTTAATGAAATATATACTGTAGTAAAAGCCGCTTTTGCAACAGCTGAACATAGTGATGGAAATGAACAAGATTTAGTTATAGCTTTAAGGACTGGTAATAATTATATTCAAAAATTATCATTAGTTGCTAAAATTGATAATCAGCTCGTTGGTTATATTATGTTTACAACAGCAAAAGTTGGAAATGATACAGTATTAGTTTTAGCACCATTAGCTATTTTACCAGCATTTCAAAAACAAGGGATTGGTAGTACTTTAATTAACAAAGGCCATCAAATTGCTAAAGAATTAGGATATGAATATTGTTTAGTTTTAGGTAGTGAGCACTATTATCCACGATTTGGATATTTACCAGCTGAACAGTTTGGAATCAAAGTGCCTAAGGGAATTCCTTCAATTAATTTTATGGCAAAAAAACTGATATTTAGAGCTGGTAAAATTAGTGGCGAAGTTAAATATGCAAAAGAATTTGGAATATAA
- a CDS encoding class I SAM-dependent methyltransferase, whose amino-acid sequence MLFIEYTYNQFCPNAKILDIGCGDGTIWLNNQNKISNNISITLADISLKMLEECQNNTQHLPQIKTIEEADCYYLPYLDKSFDVVIANHVFMYFDDLPKALQEINRILKDDGIL is encoded by the coding sequence GTGTTATTTATCGAATACACATATAATCAATTTTGTCCCAATGCCAAGATACTAGATATTGGGTGTGGTGATGGAACTATTTGGTTAAATAATCAAAATAAAATTTCTAATAATATTTCGATTACTTTAGCTGATATTTCTCTGAAAATGCTTGAAGAATGTCAAAACAATACTCAACATTTACCCCAAATTAAAACAATTGAAGAAGCTGATTGTTATTATTTACCATATCTTGATAAAAGTTTTGATGTCGTTATAGCAAATCATGTTTTCATGTATTTTGACGACTTACCAAAAGCATTACAAGAAATCAATCGTATTTTAAAAGATGATGGAATTCTCTAA
- a CDS encoding HAD hydrolase family protein: MRLTTKSNNKIITANTMSQSIVINNLEDLENIRNEIISFALEFDSIAQRKQYTFDQIENINVFHNSRYTDILAKDISKASELLKLFYQLKAEQLYTIGDGENDICMLQCTDNSFTFNHVETVIKNSAQYHFDIIEQILAFINQN, translated from the coding sequence ATTAGATTAACAACTAAAAGTAATAATAAAATAATAACCGCAAATACGATGTCCCAGAGTATTGTAATCAATAACCTAGAAGATTTAGAAAATATAAGAAATGAAATTATTTCGTTTGCCTTAGAATTTGATTCTATTGCCCAAAGAAAGCAGTATACATTTGACCAAATTGAAAATATTAATGTCTTTCATAATTCCCGCTATACTGATATTTTAGCTAAAGATATTTCTAAAGCATCTGAATTATTAAAACTTTTCTATCAATTAAAAGCTGAGCAACTTTATACAATTGGAGATGGTGAAAATGATATTTGTATGCTGCAATGTACTGATAACAGTTTTACTTTTAATCATGTTGAAACAGTTATTAAAAATAGTGCACAGTATCATTTTGATATAATAGAACAAATATTAGCTTTTATTAATCAAAATTAA
- the yaaA gene encoding S4 domain-containing protein YaaA has product MKKIQIRDEYITLGQFLKYAGCVSSGIEAKMVIKDELVMVNGEVETRRGKKLRTGDQIEFNGESFVID; this is encoded by the coding sequence ATGAAAAAAATTCAAATAAGAGATGAATATATTACCCTAGGACAGTTTTTAAAGTATGCAGGATGTGTTTCTAGTGGAATCGAAGCTAAGATGGTTATTAAAGATGAATTAGTGATGGTTAATGGTGAAGTGGAAACAAGAAGAGGCAAGAAACTTCGAACTGGTGACCAGATAGAATTTAATGGAGAGTCTTTTGTTATTGATTAA
- a CDS encoding HAD family hydrolase translates to MKIIGSDFDGTITTNKVILPETRKQIKQFRDAGNIFIIVTERSPQKFKDGIKKYDIDFFDYVICANGAVTLD, encoded by the coding sequence ATGAAGATAATTGGTAGTGATTTTGACGGTACAATTACTACAAATAAAGTAATTCTACCTGAAACTAGAAAACAAATTAAACAATTTAGAGATGCTGGTAACATCTTTATTATCGTAACCGAAAGAAGTCCTCAGAAATTCAAAGATGGTATTAAGAAATATGATATTGATTTCTTTGATTATGTCATTTGTGCTAATGGAGCTGTTACATTAGATTAA
- the recF gene encoding DNA replication/repair protein RecF (All proteins in this family for which functions are known are DNA-binding proteins that assist the filamentation of RecA onto DNA for the initiation of recombination or recombinational repair.), translating into MKVNSLCLDNFRNYNHFFIEFDRDINILIGSNGQGKTNLIEAIYLLSVGKSFKTHINKQMIMFDCEFAKVKGEVTSNNKLRSLEMILGSDFKRAKIDDQDIYKISEYVGLLNVVVFVPDDLYLIKGSPNNRRRFIDLELSKISPIYVFNLSKYNNLLKERNKYLKILNQKNRDGDEYLEVLDEQMARLQVELIKKRIDFIKNLNQKVTSIYNLIAKNDNEKISLRYSCFLKQELTYENILALYKKNHQRDIRYMQSHLGIHKDDLKIFMNGNAADLFASQGQQRTIVLSLKIALIELIKDEIGEYPVLLLDDVLSELDEARKNMLLDILNQKIQTFITTTSIDGINHQIVEKAKKIYIKGGKEAT; encoded by the coding sequence ATGAAAGTTAATTCATTATGTCTAGACAATTTTCGTAATTATAATCATTTTTTTATTGAGTTTGATCGTGATATCAATATTTTAATTGGCAGTAATGGACAAGGTAAAACTAATCTGATCGAAGCGATTTATTTATTGTCAGTAGGAAAATCTTTTAAAACTCATATAAATAAGCAGATGATTATGTTTGATTGCGAATTTGCGAAAGTAAAAGGTGAAGTCACTTCCAATAATAAGCTCCGTAGTTTAGAAATGATTCTTGGGAGTGATTTTAAACGTGCGAAAATAGATGACCAGGATATTTATAAAATTAGTGAATATGTTGGTCTTTTAAATGTCGTAGTTTTTGTTCCTGATGATCTTTATTTAATTAAGGGCAGTCCAAATAATCGCCGACGTTTTATTGATTTAGAATTATCAAAAATCTCACCTATCTATGTTTTTAATTTAAGTAAATACAATAATTTACTTAAGGAGAGAAATAAGTATTTAAAAATTTTAAATCAAAAGAATCGTGATGGTGATGAATATTTAGAAGTACTTGACGAACAGATGGCACGATTGCAAGTAGAGTTGATTAAAAAAAGAATTGATTTTATTAAGAATTTAAATCAAAAAGTAACTTCTATTTATAATTTAATTGCTAAAAATGATAATGAGAAAATTAGCTTACGATACAGTTGTTTCCTTAAACAAGAGTTAACGTATGAAAATATTTTAGCATTATATAAAAAAAATCATCAGCGAGATATTCGATATATGCAAAGTCATTTAGGAATTCATAAAGATGATTTGAAAATCTTTATGAATGGCAATGCTGCAGATTTATTTGCTTCACAGGGGCAACAAAGAACGATTGTATTAAGTCTAAAGATTGCGTTGATTGAATTGATTAAAGATGAAATAGGAGAATATCCTGTTTTACTATTAGACGATGTTTTATCTGAGTTAGATGAAGCGCGTAAAAATATGTTATTAGATATTTTGAATCAGAAAATTCAAACTTTTATTACAACAACTTCAATTGATGGAATTAATCATCAAATTGTTGAAAAGGCAAAAAAAATCTATATTAAGGGTGGCAAGGAGGCTACATAA
- the gyrB gene encoding DNA topoisomerase (ATP-hydrolyzing) subunit B has product MSEEKVEHSYDESDIQVLEGLEAVRKRPGMYIGTTSIRGLHHLVWEIVDNSIDEALAGYASHIRVILKDDDVVQVIDDGRGMPTGTHAKTGISTVETIFTVLHAGGKFGGGGYKVSGGLHGVGASVVNALSEWLEVNVHRDGHEYYQRFENGGKPAGELKIIGDSDITGTIVTFKADKIIFKEGTVYDYDTLRQRIRELAFLNKGLRLSLEDQRNGVDRKHEYYYEGGIKEYVAYINKNKTPIHEEIIYVEDMQQEITIEVGMQYNDGYQSNIYSFCNNINTHEGGTHEEGFRLALTRVINNYAKSKGLLKKDEEALSGDDVREGLTAIISVKHPDPQYEGQTKTKLGNAEVRKIASNIISASLDKFLLENPDTAKIIVDKAIVAARARMAAKKAREMTRRKNVLEVSNLPGKLADCSSKDASECEIFIVEGDSAGGSAKMGRDRRIQAILPLRGKILNVEKSRLEKILGNAEIRSMITAFGTGIGEEFNLDKLRYHKIVIMTDADVDGGHIRILMLTFLYRYLRPLVEGGFVYAAQPPLYLLKHGKDEYYCYSDEELDDLKTKIGEGAKYSIQRYKGLGEMNAEQLWETTMDPEKRILNQIDLDEAMEADMIFDMLMGEKVEPRREFIQENAKYVTDLDI; this is encoded by the coding sequence ATGTCAGAAGAAAAAGTAGAACATAGTTATGATGAATCCGATATTCAAGTCTTAGAAGGACTTGAAGCGGTTCGTAAAAGACCAGGAATGTATATTGGGACAACTTCAATTAGGGGATTACATCATTTAGTTTGGGAAATTGTTGATAACTCGATTGACGAGGCATTAGCTGGATATGCTAGTCATATTCGCGTAATTTTAAAGGATGATGATGTTGTTCAAGTAATTGATGACGGTCGAGGAATGCCAACCGGTACTCATGCTAAGACTGGAATCTCAACAGTTGAAACAATTTTTACAGTATTACATGCTGGTGGAAAATTTGGTGGTGGCGGATACAAAGTATCTGGTGGACTTCATGGGGTTGGAGCCTCAGTTGTAAATGCGCTTTCAGAATGGTTAGAAGTAAATGTTCATCGTGATGGACATGAATATTATCAGCGTTTTGAAAATGGTGGGAAACCAGCAGGTGAATTAAAGATTATTGGTGACTCTGATATAACAGGAACAATTGTTACTTTTAAGGCTGATAAAATAATTTTTAAAGAGGGTACTGTTTATGATTATGATACACTCAGACAAAGAATTAGAGAGTTAGCATTTTTAAATAAGGGATTACGTTTATCGTTAGAAGATCAACGTAACGGTGTGGATCGAAAACATGAATATTATTATGAGGGCGGAATTAAAGAATATGTTGCCTATATTAATAAAAATAAAACACCGATTCATGAAGAAATAATCTATGTTGAAGATATGCAGCAAGAAATTACAATTGAAGTAGGAATGCAATATAATGATGGTTATCAATCAAATATTTATTCCTTCTGTAATAATATCAATACTCATGAAGGGGGAACTCATGAAGAAGGTTTCCGTTTAGCTTTAACACGAGTTATTAATAATTATGCTAAAAGTAAAGGACTGCTAAAGAAAGATGAAGAAGCTTTATCTGGTGACGATGTTCGTGAAGGTTTAACAGCGATTATTTCGGTTAAACATCCTGATCCCCAATATGAAGGACAAACTAAAACAAAATTAGGTAACGCTGAAGTTCGAAAAATTGCCAGCAATATTATTAGCGCATCATTAGATAAATTTTTATTAGAAAATCCTGATACAGCTAAGATTATTGTTGATAAAGCTATTGTTGCAGCAAGAGCAAGAATGGCAGCTAAAAAAGCTCGAGAAATGACAAGAAGAAAAAATGTTCTTGAAGTTTCAAACTTGCCAGGTAAATTAGCTGACTGTTCAAGTAAAGATGCTAGTGAATGTGAAATCTTTATTGTCGAAGGGGATTCCGCTGGGGGGAGTGCCAAAATGGGACGTGACCGTCGAATTCAGGCAATTCTACCATTACGTGGAAAAATTTTAAACGTTGAAAAATCGAGATTAGAAAAAATCCTTGGAAATGCTGAAATTCGTTCTATGATTACAGCGTTTGGTACAGGAATCGGAGAAGAGTTTAATCTAGATAAATTAAGATATCATAAAATTGTAATTATGACCGATGCCGATGTTGATGGTGGGCACATCAGAATCTTAATGTTAACATTCTTGTATCGTTATTTAAGACCGTTAGTTGAAGGTGGCTTTGTTTATGCGGCTCAACCACCACTTTATTTATTGAAACATGGTAAAGATGAATATTATTGTTATAGTGATGAAGAACTAGATGATTTGAAAACTAAGATTGGTGAAGGTGCTAAATATAGTATTCAACGTTATAAAGGTCTTGGAGAAATGAATGCAGAACAACTTTGGGAAACAACGATGGATCCTGAAAAACGAATTTTAAATCAAATTGATTTAGACGAAGCAATGGAAGCGGATATGATTTTTGATATGTTAATGGGTGAAAAAGTTGAACCAAGACGTGAATTTATTCAAGAAAACGCTAAATACGTTACTGATTTAGATATTTAA
- the dnaN gene encoding DNA polymerase III subunit beta, protein MNFKIKRLKLLNALAKATKAVSIRSPLPVLTGIKFDLQDDCLILTGSDSDITIQTKIEKDEDLTIYQTGGVVLNSRYILDIVRKIDSDEIKIEILDGALTRISGATSKFDLNGTDVLDYPRIDLSKTGTKVLLNALSLKDIISQTKFAASDKEHKPILTGINFKAGNRQLECTATDSYRLAKKIVSLDEDVTFNITIPQKSLDEISKIIERDEMIEMYVSDRKVLYVFDNNIIQTRLIDGTFPDTNRLIPDAFDYELDLDAHYLLNAIDRVSLLTNEQNNIIKLDMSDEKVVLSSYMQEIGSVEEILDKSFYKGTPISISFSSKYATDAIRAFNEPKIKILFTGEMKPFIIKDFEKDDVIQLVLPVRTF, encoded by the coding sequence ATGAATTTTAAAATAAAACGACTTAAATTATTAAATGCTCTTGCTAAAGCAACTAAAGCAGTTTCAATTCGAAGTCCCTTACCAGTATTGACTGGAATTAAGTTTGATTTACAAGACGATTGTTTAATTCTAACTGGTAGTGATTCTGACATTACAATTCAAACTAAAATTGAAAAAGATGAAGATTTAACGATTTATCAAACTGGTGGGGTAGTTTTAAATTCTCGTTACATCTTAGATATTGTTCGTAAGATTGATAGTGATGAAATTAAAATTGAGATTTTAGATGGTGCTTTAACTAGAATTTCGGGAGCAACTTCTAAATTTGACTTAAATGGTACTGATGTTTTAGATTATCCACGAATTGATTTATCAAAAACTGGAACAAAAGTATTATTAAATGCACTATCTTTAAAAGATATTATTTCACAGACCAAATTTGCTGCTAGTGATAAAGAGCACAAACCAATTTTAACAGGAATCAACTTTAAAGCAGGAAATCGTCAATTAGAATGTACAGCAACGGATAGCTATCGTCTAGCTAAGAAAATTGTATCTTTAGATGAAGACGTTACTTTCAATATTACAATTCCTCAAAAATCTTTAGATGAAATTTCAAAAATTATTGAACGTGATGAAATGATTGAAATGTATGTTTCTGATCGTAAAGTCCTTTATGTGTTTGATAATAATATTATTCAAACACGATTAATTGATGGAACTTTCCCAGATACTAATCGTTTAATTCCTGATGCTTTTGATTATGAACTAGATTTAGATGCTCATTATCTATTAAATGCTATTGATCGTGTTTCATTACTAACAAATGAACAAAATAATATTATTAAATTAGATATGTCTGATGAAAAAGTCGTCCTATCATCATATATGCAAGAAATCGGTTCTGTAGAAGAAATTTTAGATAAATCTTTTTATAAAGGAACACCAATAAGTATCTCATTTAGTTCAAAATATGCAACTGATGCAATTAGAGCTTTTAATGAACCAAAAATTAAAATTTTATTTACTGGAGAAATGAAACCTTTTATTATTAAAGATTTTGAAAAAGATGATGTAATTCAATTAGTTTTACCAGTAAGAACTTTCTAA
- a CDS encoding Na+/H+ antiporter NhaC family protein, translating to MDFVQTGWALLPPVIAILIALKTKEVYLSLFFGIVSGALLLSNFHIIDTVNVMFDTMIGSLSDTWNIGILIFLIFLGIIVTLMTKAGGSRAYGLWAKEKIKSRQGSLFSTFLLGILIFVDDYFNCLTVGSVMREVTDEFSVSRAKLAYIIDSTAAPICIIAPISSWAAAVSGYTSGDGFSLFLQTIPFNLYALLTIVMVTYVIKKDFHIGTMKHHEIAAQNGDVHNGVNDYEEGEEMEVSDQGRVYDLLLPVFFLIISCIVGMLYTGGFFEGVSFITAFTNCDASRGLVLGSFFTLVFIFILYLPRKIISYEDFAKCIPMGFKTMVPAMIILTLAWTLGDLVSDKLQAGVFVYNLMQGASISTAILPVCLFLVGTGLAFATGTSWGTFGILIPIATSIFPEGSQMLVIAIASILAGAVCGDHISPISDTTIMASAGAQCNHVNHVTSQIPYAMLVAGACVVGYLVAGFTTNVVLTFVIAIIALFIFIFITKYFYNFKAKKD from the coding sequence ATGGATTTTGTACAAACAGGGTGGGCGTTATTGCCACCGGTCATTGCAATTTTAATTGCATTAAAAACTAAAGAAGTTTATTTATCATTATTTTTTGGAATTGTTTCGGGGGCTTTACTGTTAAGTAACTTTCATATTATTGATACTGTTAATGTTATGTTTGATACAATGATTGGAAGTTTAAGTGATACATGGAATATCGGTATTTTAATATTCTTAATATTTTTAGGAATTATAGTTACATTGATGACTAAAGCGGGTGGAAGTAGAGCATATGGACTTTGGGCAAAAGAAAAAATAAAATCAAGACAAGGCTCACTATTTTCAACCTTCTTGTTAGGAATTTTAATCTTTGTAGATGATTATTTTAATTGTTTAACAGTTGGAAGTGTAATGCGTGAAGTAACAGATGAATTTAGTGTTTCAAGAGCAAAATTAGCTTATATTATTGATAGTACTGCGGCTCCAATCTGTATTATTGCTCCAATTTCTAGTTGGGCGGCTGCTGTAAGTGGTTATACAAGTGGTGATGGTTTTAGTTTATTCTTACAAACAATTCCCTTTAACTTGTATGCTTTATTAACAATCGTAATGGTGACTTATGTTATTAAGAAAGATTTTCATATTGGAACAATGAAACATCATGAAATAGCTGCTCAAAATGGTGATGTGCATAATGGTGTAAATGATTATGAAGAAGGAGAAGAAATGGAAGTTTCTGATCAAGGGCGGGTTTATGATCTATTATTGCCAGTTTTTTTCTTAATCATTAGTTGTATTGTGGGAATGTTATACACAGGTGGTTTCTTTGAAGGAGTATCATTCATTACGGCTTTTACTAACTGCGATGCTTCAAGAGGACTGGTCTTGGGATCATTTTTTACACTAGTATTTATCTTTATTTTGTATCTTCCTAGAAAGATTATTAGTTATGAAGATTTTGCTAAATGTATACCAATGGGATTCAAAACGATGGTTCCAGCGATGATTATACTTACTTTAGCATGGACTTTAGGGGATTTAGTGTCAGATAAATTACAAGCTGGGGTCTTTGTTTATAATTTAATGCAGGGAGCTAGTATCTCTACAGCAATTTTACCGGTTTGTTTATTTTTAGTTGGAACAGGTCTAGCATTTGCAACGGGGACTTCATGGGGAACTTTTGGAATTTTAATTCCTATCGCGACTTCGATTTTCCCCGAAGGTTCACAAATGCTTGTAATTGCGATTGCATCTATTTTAGCAGGGGCAGTCTGTGGCGATCATATTTCACCAATTTCTGATACGACGATCATGGCTTCGGCCGGAGCTCAATGTAATCATGTTAATCACGTCACTTCTCAGATACCTTACGCAATGTTAGTTGCTGGAGCTTGTGTTGTTGGATATTTAGTTGCTGGTTTTACTACAAATGTTGTATTGACATTTGTGATTGCAATAATTGCCTTATTCATATTTATTTTTATAACCAAATATTTTTATAATTTTAAAGCAAAGAAGGACTAA